One genomic segment of Agromyces intestinalis includes these proteins:
- a CDS encoding carbohydrate ABC transporter permease, with amino-acid sequence MTATTAITTRGAKTAVPRRRAGEGFDWGQPIVYVVALAVAAIAVGPVLYVFISGFRTNPDFFTNPAGMPDPWTADNYLRVLSNPTFWNQVFASTVTALGTTLGVMLFGVMAAFVIARYDFKGRQLLYAMFTTGLLFPLTISILPLTVLLRQLNLFGSWWGLIIPQVAFALPTTIIILVPFLRAIPGELEDAAMVDGTSRIGFFWRIMVPLSMPALMTVGVLAFVGSWNAYLLPLFVLQAGGAGSDSYTLPLGVQFFSTANGQDTTGVLSYTALAMLPAILFFTLAEKRIVGGLQGAVKG; translated from the coding sequence ATGACCGCCACGACCGCCATCACCACCCGCGGAGCCAAGACGGCCGTGCCGCGGCGCCGCGCCGGCGAGGGCTTCGACTGGGGCCAGCCGATCGTCTACGTCGTCGCCCTGGCCGTCGCGGCCATCGCCGTGGGGCCCGTGCTCTACGTCTTCATCTCGGGCTTCCGCACGAACCCCGACTTCTTCACGAACCCGGCGGGCATGCCCGACCCGTGGACGGCCGACAACTACCTGCGGGTCCTCAGCAACCCCACGTTCTGGAACCAGGTGTTCGCGAGCACCGTGACGGCGCTCGGCACGACCCTCGGCGTCATGCTGTTCGGCGTCATGGCCGCGTTCGTGATCGCGCGGTACGACTTCAAGGGTCGCCAGCTCCTGTATGCCATGTTCACGACGGGGCTGCTGTTCCCGCTCACGATCTCGATCCTTCCGCTCACGGTGCTGCTGCGACAGCTGAACCTGTTCGGCAGCTGGTGGGGCCTCATCATCCCCCAGGTGGCGTTCGCACTTCCGACGACGATCATCATCCTCGTTCCCTTCCTGCGCGCCATCCCCGGCGAGCTCGAGGACGCGGCCATGGTCGACGGCACGAGCCGCATCGGGTTCTTCTGGCGCATCATGGTGCCGCTCTCGATGCCCGCCCTCATGACCGTCGGCGTGCTCGCGTTCGTGGGCAGCTGGAACGCCTACCTCCTGCCGCTCTTCGTGCTGCAGGCGGGCGGCGCGGGATCCGACAGCTACACGCTGCCACTCGGCGTGCAGTTCTTCTCGACCGCCAACGGACAGGACACCACCGGCGTGCTCTCGTATACGGCGCTCGCGATGCTCCCCGCGATCCTGTTCTTCACGCTGGCTGAGAAGCGCATCGTCGGCGGACTCCAGGGAGCGGTGAAGGGATGA
- a CDS encoding endo-1,4-beta-xylanase, with amino-acid sequence MQRRTIRRALGLATAAAVAGAGALIGVAPAGAAPTTVNAVDFEDGTTGGWTQSGGGAGLLEVIDGPDGGKVLRVNDRAADYEGIQSPLGLFEPGKTYDLSMRVRLADGVAGSTGVRFVMKPNYTWIGDTTMSAGAWTTVHDTFAVPADADPATLQLYIGTANLAPAAPYSYLVDDIAITTDGAPEGPGTTVLATDFEAGLDGWGLRSGSGSTPALVQLAAPGHESDQAAVVTARASQGDGLGHDVTGLLDPAVTYELSAWVRFADGQPVDDVWLSRANTVDGATTYSTLAQFDGISNTGWTQVTARFPGSAADASLLYFETRYQNGATGNTSDLLVDDITLVAPGEPTIEDLTPIKDTVDFPVGVAIDSRETRGAASELVLKHFDRVTPENFMKPEAWYNASREFVTTNAESDALMDFAQANDLKVYGHVLVWHSQTPAWFFQDASGQPLAADDAGKAVLRDRLRAHIFDVAGYLAGKYGPFGSETNPLAAIDVVNEVVSDGGEYADGLRRSEWYRILGEDYLDLAFEYADEAFNDEFAADGASHPVTLFINDYNTEQGGKQVRYHALVSRLLERGVPVDGVGHQFHVSLAMPVSALAGAIDAFQDLPVTQAVTEFDVTTGTPVTQAKLIDQGYYFRDAFRAFRARTDELFTVTMWGLTDGRSWRSGSGAPLLFDDALKAKPAYFGVVDGPLPAPLRTANVFQGDVPLDAAATASPEWAKLPLIAIEGSARFGVRWEADHLSVFVSVDDASTDASDGVSFTVGDASYAVARDGSGDVDAVATERAGGYDLVVHLPLDAAAAGDTLGLDVRVTDAAAGGFGSVAWNAPGELGTLTLVEPVSYLEVAEAESAPSIDAVVDPVWADANAVTTEKQVQGTDGAIATVRTLWRGDTLYVLAEVADPIVDVTGSDPWVQDSVEIYVDPGNAKNGSYRYDDTQIRISAENAVSFGTGDEAFQRARVTSETAIVDGGYVVEASVLLGDYSGADTVHGLDFQVNDASNGQRTAIRNWADPTGAGYQSTARWGVGRFAAASSEPGEPGEPGEPGEPGEPDAPVVRLSAASVAAGGQIELDLSGFAPGAEVTLRLQDPQPAAFATLLAAPVRAISPLAALLAAPVDLATVTTDGSGSAHLVATIPASTAPGSYELAALVDDATLASAPLEVTAADPVADPGDEPSDGTAGSAGAGGSGGGGDLAETGAQFEPWALAGLVLVALGALVIVRRRRTA; translated from the coding sequence ATGCAACGACGCACGATACGACGGGCACTCGGGCTCGCCACCGCCGCGGCGGTCGCGGGCGCAGGCGCCCTGATCGGAGTCGCGCCGGCCGGCGCGGCACCCACGACCGTGAACGCGGTCGATTTCGAAGACGGGACGACCGGCGGCTGGACCCAGTCCGGCGGCGGCGCAGGCCTGCTCGAGGTCATCGACGGCCCCGACGGAGGCAAGGTGCTGCGCGTGAACGACCGCGCGGCCGACTACGAGGGCATCCAGAGCCCGCTCGGGCTGTTCGAGCCCGGCAAGACCTACGACCTCTCGATGCGAGTACGACTCGCCGACGGCGTCGCAGGATCCACGGGCGTTCGCTTCGTGATGAAGCCGAACTACACCTGGATCGGCGACACCACGATGAGCGCGGGCGCGTGGACGACCGTGCACGACACCTTCGCGGTCCCTGCGGACGCCGACCCCGCCACGCTGCAGCTCTACATCGGCACGGCGAACCTCGCGCCCGCCGCGCCGTACAGCTACCTCGTCGACGACATCGCCATCACCACCGACGGCGCCCCCGAGGGGCCGGGTACCACCGTGCTCGCCACCGACTTCGAGGCGGGCCTCGACGGCTGGGGCCTGCGCAGCGGCAGCGGTTCGACGCCGGCTCTGGTGCAGCTCGCCGCCCCCGGGCACGAGAGCGACCAGGCGGCCGTGGTCACCGCACGCGCCAGCCAGGGCGACGGCCTCGGGCACGACGTGACCGGCCTGCTCGATCCGGCCGTGACGTACGAGCTGAGCGCGTGGGTGCGTTTCGCCGACGGCCAGCCTGTCGACGACGTGTGGCTGAGCCGCGCGAACACCGTCGACGGTGCGACGACGTACTCGACGCTCGCGCAGTTCGACGGCATCTCGAACACGGGCTGGACGCAGGTCACCGCGCGGTTCCCGGGTTCGGCGGCGGATGCTTCGCTGCTGTACTTCGAGACGCGGTACCAGAACGGTGCCACCGGCAACACGAGCGACCTGCTCGTCGACGACATCACCCTCGTCGCCCCCGGCGAACCGACCATCGAGGACCTCACACCGATCAAGGACACCGTCGACTTCCCCGTCGGCGTCGCGATCGACTCCCGCGAGACGCGGGGCGCGGCATCCGAACTGGTGCTGAAGCACTTCGACCGCGTGACGCCCGAGAACTTCATGAAGCCCGAGGCCTGGTACAACGCCTCGCGCGAGTTCGTGACGACGAACGCCGAGTCCGACGCGCTCATGGACTTCGCGCAGGCCAACGACCTCAAGGTCTACGGGCATGTCCTGGTCTGGCACAGCCAGACGCCGGCCTGGTTCTTCCAGGATGCCTCGGGGCAGCCGCTCGCGGCCGACGACGCCGGCAAGGCGGTGCTGCGCGATCGACTGCGCGCGCACATCTTCGACGTCGCCGGGTACCTGGCCGGCAAGTACGGGCCGTTCGGCAGCGAGACCAACCCGCTCGCGGCGATCGACGTGGTGAACGAGGTGGTCTCGGACGGCGGTGAGTACGCCGACGGGCTGCGCCGAAGCGAGTGGTACCGAATCCTCGGCGAGGACTACCTCGATCTCGCGTTCGAGTACGCCGACGAGGCGTTCAACGACGAGTTCGCGGCCGACGGGGCATCGCACCCGGTCACGCTGTTCATCAACGACTACAACACCGAGCAGGGCGGCAAGCAGGTGCGCTACCACGCACTGGTGTCGCGGCTGCTGGAGCGCGGCGTGCCGGTCGACGGCGTGGGTCACCAGTTCCACGTCAGCCTCGCGATGCCGGTGTCGGCATTGGCGGGTGCGATCGACGCGTTCCAGGACCTGCCCGTGACGCAGGCGGTGACCGAGTTCGACGTGACCACGGGAACCCCGGTGACCCAGGCGAAGCTCATCGACCAGGGATACTACTTCCGCGATGCGTTCCGGGCGTTCCGGGCGCGCACCGACGAGCTGTTCACGGTCACCATGTGGGGACTCACCGATGGCCGCAGTTGGCGATCGGGTTCGGGCGCTCCGCTGCTGTTCGACGACGCGCTGAAGGCGAAGCCCGCCTACTTCGGGGTGGTCGACGGGCCGCTGCCGGCGCCGCTGCGCACCGCGAACGTGTTCCAGGGCGACGTGCCGCTCGACGCGGCGGCGACCGCGTCACCCGAGTGGGCGAAGCTGCCGCTCATCGCGATCGAGGGCTCGGCCCGATTCGGGGTGCGTTGGGAGGCCGACCACCTGTCGGTCTTCGTCTCGGTCGACGACGCGTCGACGGATGCCTCGGACGGCGTGTCGTTCACGGTGGGCGATGCCTCGTACGCGGTGGCACGCGATGGCTCGGGCGACGTCGACGCGGTGGCGACCGAGCGGGCCGGCGGCTACGACCTGGTCGTGCACCTGCCGCTCGACGCGGCCGCCGCAGGCGACACGCTCGGCCTCGACGTGCGGGTGACCGACGCTGCGGCGGGTGGCTTCGGTTCCGTCGCGTGGAACGCGCCCGGCGAGCTCGGCACCCTCACGCTCGTCGAACCGGTCTCGTACCTCGAGGTGGCCGAGGCCGAATCCGCACCGTCGATCGACGCTGTGGTCGACCCGGTGTGGGCCGACGCGAACGCCGTCACGACCGAGAAGCAGGTGCAGGGCACCGACGGCGCGATCGCGACGGTCCGCACGCTGTGGCGGGGCGATACGCTCTACGTGCTCGCCGAGGTCGCCGACCCGATCGTGGACGTCACGGGCAGCGACCCGTGGGTGCAGGACTCGGTCGAGATCTACGTCGACCCGGGCAACGCGAAGAACGGCTCGTACCGGTACGACGACACCCAGATCCGCATCAGCGCCGAGAACGCGGTGTCGTTCGGCACCGGCGACGAGGCGTTCCAGCGGGCGCGCGTGACGTCGGAGACCGCGATCGTCGACGGCGGGTACGTCGTCGAGGCCTCGGTGCTGCTCGGCGACTACTCGGGCGCCGACACCGTGCACGGCCTGGACTTCCAGGTCAACGACGCGTCGAACGGGCAGCGCACGGCGATCCGCAACTGGGCCGACCCGACGGGCGCCGGCTACCAGTCGACGGCACGCTGGGGCGTCGGTCGCTTCGCGGCGGCGTCGAGCGAGCCCGGCGAGCCCGGCGAACCGGGTGAGCCCGGGGAACCGGGTGAGCCCGACGCGCCGGTCGTGCGGCTCAGCGCGGCGAGCGTCGCAGCGGGCGGGCAGATCGAGCTCGACCTCAGCGGGTTCGCTCCGGGTGCCGAGGTGACGCTGCGCCTGCAGGACCCGCAGCCGGCGGCGTTCGCGACGCTGCTGGCGGCACCCGTGCGGGCGATCTCGCCCCTCGCGGCCCTGCTCGCCGCGCCGGTCGACCTCGCAACCGTCACGACCGACGGCTCGGGCTCGGCGCACCTGGTTGCGACGATCCCGGCGTCGACCGCACCGGGCTCGTACGAGCTGGCGGCGCTGGTCGACGATGCGACGCTCGCGAGTGCGCCGCTCGAGGTGACCGCGGCCGACCCGGTCGCGGACCCCGGGGACGAGCCGTCCGACGGCACCGCCGGCTCCGCCGGCGCGGGCGGTTCCGGCGGCGGGGGCGACCTCGCCGAGACCGGGGCGCAGTTCGAACCCTGGGCGCTGGCGGGCCTCGTGCTCGTCGCGCTGGGCGCACTCGTCATCGTGCGCCGACGCCGCACCGCCTGA
- a CDS encoding extracellular solute-binding protein: MNRRSTKLVALGATAGLAALALAGCAPAGDGADGSGDTTTITWWHNGTGEPLNSFWEDVAGEFEAEHPGVNVEVEAFQSEDLQRTLIPNALQAGGDAAPDLFMVWAEGEIKAQVEAGYLKDLSSLTDVVESVGGAGTGWNVDGKQYGIPFRYGIEGIWYNADLFEQAGITEIPATFSEYSDAINKLAASGVSPVGVGAGDGWPAAHWWYQFAIKTCSPESLTKAADTLEFDDPCFVEAGENLKAWMDEFDGDLPFQSNPTSTPAQSVPNSSAGLLASQTTAMELMGTWHRGEVAKLVPGAPADNPPAPEWLSWMPVPDIEGASGAPGAALGSGDAWGVYVDAPDETLELLEYVMSEDVQTRFAALGEIPTVAGAEAGITDPVLKQIAEGTVNASLVVTWLDTQYGPVIGQAMNDAIVNLMFGDGTPESVPEAMNAAAATL, encoded by the coding sequence ATGAACAGACGCAGCACCAAGCTCGTCGCACTGGGGGCGACCGCCGGACTCGCGGCGCTCGCGCTCGCGGGCTGCGCGCCCGCGGGCGACGGCGCAGACGGCTCCGGCGACACCACCACCATCACCTGGTGGCACAACGGCACCGGCGAGCCGCTGAACTCCTTCTGGGAGGACGTCGCGGGCGAGTTCGAGGCCGAGCACCCCGGCGTCAACGTCGAGGTCGAGGCATTCCAGAGCGAAGACCTCCAGCGCACCCTCATCCCGAACGCCCTGCAGGCGGGCGGCGACGCCGCACCCGACCTCTTCATGGTCTGGGCCGAGGGCGAGATCAAGGCGCAGGTCGAGGCGGGCTACCTCAAGGACCTGAGCAGCCTCACCGACGTCGTCGAGAGCGTCGGCGGCGCGGGCACCGGCTGGAACGTCGACGGCAAGCAGTACGGCATCCCCTTCCGCTACGGCATCGAGGGCATCTGGTACAACGCCGATCTGTTCGAGCAGGCGGGCATCACCGAGATCCCTGCCACGTTCAGCGAGTACAGCGACGCCATCAACAAGCTCGCCGCCTCGGGCGTCTCCCCGGTCGGCGTCGGTGCCGGCGACGGCTGGCCGGCGGCCCACTGGTGGTACCAGTTCGCCATCAAGACCTGCTCGCCCGAATCCCTCACCAAGGCAGCCGACACCCTCGAGTTCGACGACCCGTGCTTCGTCGAGGCCGGCGAGAACCTGAAGGCGTGGATGGACGAGTTCGACGGCGACCTGCCCTTCCAGTCGAACCCGACCAGCACCCCGGCGCAGAGCGTGCCGAACAGCTCGGCGGGCCTGCTCGCGTCGCAGACCACGGCCATGGAGCTCATGGGCACCTGGCACCGCGGTGAGGTCGCGAAGCTGGTTCCCGGCGCACCGGCCGACAACCCGCCGGCGCCCGAGTGGCTCTCGTGGATGCCCGTTCCCGACATCGAGGGCGCTTCGGGCGCACCCGGCGCCGCACTCGGCTCGGGCGACGCTTGGGGCGTCTACGTCGACGCCCCCGACGAGACGCTCGAACTGCTCGAGTACGTCATGAGCGAAGACGTGCAGACCCGCTTCGCAGCGCTCGGTGAGATCCCGACGGTCGCGGGTGCCGAAGCCGGCATCACCGACCCGGTGCTCAAGCAGATCGCCGAGGGTACCGTCAACGCCTCGCTCGTCGTGACCTGGCTGGACACCCAGTACGGTCCGGTGATCGGTCAGGCGATGAACGACGCCATCGTGAACCTCATGTTCGGCGACGGAACGCCCGAGTCGGTCCCCGAAGCGATGAACGCAGCGGCGGCCACGCTCTAG
- a CDS encoding beta-glucosidase family protein, with amino-acid sequence MMDHPRPWQDASLPAAERVESLVAALTLDEKIAQLYGVWVGASADGGDVAPNQHEMIGDIDLDALVPKGLGQLTRPFGTAPVDPGVGALSLARTQRRIVAESRFGIPALAHEECLAGFAAWGATAYPVPLSWGATFDPGLIERMSRRIGDDLRRVGVHQGLAPVLDVVRDARWGRVEETMGEDPYLIGTVGAAYVRGLESAGIVATLKHFVGYSASKAGRNLAPVSVGPRELADVLLPPFEMVLREGRPRSVMNAYTDIDGVPTAADAALLTDLLRGVWGFEGTVVADYFAIAFLQTLHGTAGSLADAAAAALEAGIDVELPTVHAFGAPLVEAVADGRLDVAVIDRALRRVLAQKLELGLLDADWDATPPALRDLADDIDAVRGTIDLDPPANRALAAEIAERAIVLLHNDGTLPLTGPGRTAPARIAVIGPNADDRFAVLGCYSFPAHVGVHHPESGDGIALPTLVESLRAEFPDASISHVHGTSVDGGETDGFAEAVAAASEADVVVLALGDRAGLFGRGTSGEGCDAESLALPGAQGALLEAVLDAGTPTVVTLLAGRPYTLGTAPERAAGILEAFFAGEEGTRALAGILSGRVSPSGRLPVSVPASAGVHPSTYLASPLAQRNGVSSIDPTARYPFGHGLTYTSFEWGDVSGDASAVPTDGEVAVQVRIANAGDRTGAEVVQLYLHDPVASIVRPVQRLIGFARVELAPGEAADVRFVVPADLASFTSRDGERIVEPGELVLGLGRSSADLVGSHRVELTGAVRRVDHTRRLHPEVTVERLTLEASVTA; translated from the coding sequence ATGATGGACCACCCCCGCCCCTGGCAGGATGCATCGCTGCCCGCCGCCGAGCGGGTCGAGTCGCTCGTCGCGGCGCTGACCCTCGACGAGAAGATCGCCCAGCTCTACGGCGTCTGGGTCGGCGCGTCGGCGGACGGCGGCGACGTCGCCCCGAACCAGCACGAGATGATCGGCGACATCGACCTCGACGCACTGGTGCCGAAGGGCCTCGGCCAGCTCACCCGGCCGTTCGGCACCGCACCGGTCGATCCGGGCGTCGGCGCGCTGTCGCTCGCCCGCACGCAGCGGCGCATCGTCGCCGAGAGCCGATTCGGCATTCCCGCGCTCGCCCATGAGGAGTGCCTCGCGGGCTTCGCCGCATGGGGTGCGACCGCGTATCCGGTTCCGTTGAGCTGGGGGGCGACCTTCGATCCGGGGCTCATCGAGCGGATGTCACGCCGAATCGGCGACGACCTGCGACGCGTCGGCGTCCACCAGGGACTCGCCCCGGTGCTCGACGTCGTGCGCGACGCCCGCTGGGGCCGGGTCGAGGAGACCATGGGCGAAGACCCGTACCTCATCGGCACCGTGGGCGCCGCCTACGTGCGCGGGCTCGAGTCGGCCGGCATCGTCGCGACGCTCAAGCACTTCGTGGGGTACTCCGCGTCGAAGGCCGGCCGCAACCTGGCGCCGGTCTCGGTCGGCCCGCGCGAGCTCGCCGACGTGCTGCTGCCCCCGTTCGAGATGGTGCTGCGCGAGGGACGCCCCCGCTCGGTGATGAACGCGTACACCGACATCGACGGTGTGCCGACGGCCGCCGACGCCGCGCTGCTGACCGACCTGCTCCGCGGCGTCTGGGGCTTCGAGGGCACCGTGGTCGCCGATTACTTCGCAATCGCGTTCCTGCAGACCCTGCACGGCACGGCGGGGTCGCTCGCCGATGCCGCGGCGGCCGCGCTCGAGGCCGGCATCGACGTCGAACTGCCGACCGTGCACGCCTTCGGCGCGCCGCTCGTCGAGGCCGTCGCCGACGGACGCCTCGACGTCGCGGTGATCGACCGGGCGCTGCGCCGGGTGCTCGCGCAGAAGCTCGAGCTCGGACTGCTCGACGCCGACTGGGACGCCACGCCCCCGGCGCTGCGCGATCTCGCCGACGACATCGACGCGGTGCGCGGCACCATCGACCTCGATCCGCCCGCCAACCGGGCGCTGGCGGCCGAGATCGCCGAGCGGGCGATCGTGCTGCTGCACAACGACGGCACGCTTCCCCTGACCGGCCCGGGGCGCACCGCGCCCGCGCGGATCGCGGTCATCGGCCCCAACGCCGACGACCGGTTCGCGGTGCTCGGCTGCTACTCGTTCCCGGCGCACGTCGGCGTGCACCACCCCGAGTCGGGCGACGGCATCGCCCTGCCGACGCTGGTCGAGTCGCTGCGGGCCGAGTTCCCGGATGCCTCGATCAGCCACGTGCACGGCACCTCCGTCGACGGCGGCGAGACCGACGGGTTCGCCGAGGCGGTGGCCGCGGCATCCGAAGCCGATGTCGTGGTGCTCGCCCTGGGCGACCGCGCCGGTCTGTTCGGCCGAGGCACGAGCGGTGAGGGGTGCGACGCCGAGTCGCTCGCGCTGCCCGGAGCCCAGGGCGCGCTGCTCGAGGCGGTGCTCGACGCGGGCACGCCGACCGTCGTGACGCTGCTGGCGGGGCGCCCGTACACGCTCGGCACCGCGCCCGAGCGCGCCGCAGGCATCCTCGAGGCCTTCTTCGCCGGCGAGGAGGGCACGCGCGCCCTCGCGGGCATCCTGAGCGGACGTGTCTCGCCCAGCGGGCGACTGCCCGTGTCGGTGCCGGCGTCGGCGGGCGTGCACCCGTCGACGTATCTCGCGTCGCCGCTCGCGCAGCGCAACGGCGTGTCGAGCATCGACCCGACCGCCCGCTACCCGTTCGGCCACGGCCTCACCTACACGAGCTTCGAGTGGGGCGACGTGTCGGGCGACGCCTCCGCGGTCCCGACCGACGGCGAGGTCGCCGTGCAGGTGCGGATCGCGAACGCGGGCGACCGCACCGGCGCCGAGGTCGTGCAGCTGTACCTGCACGACCCCGTCGCGAGCATCGTGCGGCCCGTGCAGCGGCTCATCGGCTTCGCCCGCGTCGAGCTCGCACCCGGCGAGGCGGCCGATGTGCGGTTCGTCGTGCCGGCCGACCTCGCGTCGTTCACGTCGCGCGACGGCGAGCGCATCGTCGAGCCGGGCGAGCTCGTGCTCGGCCTGGGCCGCTCGAGCGCCGACCTGGTCGGCAGCCACCGGGTCGAGCTCACGGGCGCGGTGCGGCGGGTCGACCACACCCGCCGCCTGCATCCCGAGGTCACCGTCGAACGACTGACGCTCGAGGCATCCGTGACGGCCTGA
- a CDS encoding LacI family DNA-binding transcriptional regulator, giving the protein MKSDVASERVTLADVADEAGVSLSTISKVLNGRADVAPATRERVEQVLAERGYQRRGGGRSETRAELIEIVFHELDRIWSMELIDGVESVAKEHGLSVVLTVSGSRHSPDADWVEGVMRRRPVGVVLVFSDLAPEYREQLRARAIPFVIVDPAGDPSPDAPSVGSANWSGGLAATRHLIELGHRRIAAITGPEDMMCSLARVDGYRSAMNSAGLSIDPAWIRFGDFHVTGGRDHARELLAGTDRPTAVFAGSDMQALGVLEVARELGLRVPEDLSVVGYDDIPLARWLTPRLTTVHQPLRRMGEEAARLAIRLADAPIGVAAPTPRMDLATSLVIRESTAAPADA; this is encoded by the coding sequence ATGAAATCGGATGTCGCGAGCGAGCGTGTGACGCTCGCCGATGTCGCCGACGAGGCCGGAGTCTCGTTGTCGACGATCTCGAAGGTGCTGAACGGTCGAGCCGACGTCGCCCCCGCGACCCGGGAGCGCGTCGAGCAGGTGCTCGCCGAGCGCGGTTACCAGCGCCGAGGCGGCGGGCGCAGCGAGACCCGGGCCGAGCTCATCGAGATCGTCTTCCACGAGCTCGACCGCATCTGGTCGATGGAACTCATCGACGGTGTCGAGTCGGTCGCGAAGGAGCACGGGCTGAGCGTCGTGCTCACCGTGAGCGGAAGCCGGCACTCGCCCGACGCCGACTGGGTCGAAGGGGTCATGCGCCGACGCCCCGTCGGGGTCGTGCTCGTCTTCAGCGACCTCGCGCCCGAGTACCGCGAGCAGCTCCGCGCCCGCGCCATCCCGTTCGTGATCGTCGATCCCGCGGGCGATCCGTCGCCCGATGCGCCGAGCGTCGGCTCGGCGAACTGGTCGGGGGGCCTGGCCGCGACACGGCACCTCATCGAACTCGGCCACCGGCGCATCGCCGCGATCACCGGACCCGAGGACATGATGTGCTCGCTCGCCCGGGTCGACGGATACCGGTCGGCGATGAACTCGGCCGGGCTGTCGATCGACCCCGCCTGGATCCGATTCGGCGACTTCCACGTGACGGGCGGGCGCGACCACGCGCGTGAGTTGCTCGCCGGCACCGACCGCCCCACCGCGGTGTTCGCCGGCAGCGACATGCAGGCACTCGGCGTGCTCGAGGTGGCCCGTGAGCTCGGCCTGCGGGTGCCCGAGGACCTGTCGGTCGTCGGCTACGACGACATCCCGCTCGCCCGCTGGCTCACGCCGCGGCTCACGACGGTGCACCAGCCGCTGCGGCGTATGGGGGAGGAGGCCGCGCGGCTGGCGATCCGGCTCGCGGACGCGCCCATCGGCGTCGCCGCGCCGACCCCCCGCATGGACCTCGCGACGAGTCTCGTCATCCGCGAGAGCACGGCGGCGCCGGCCGACGCCTGA
- a CDS encoding carbohydrate ABC transporter permease — protein MTALDTAGPAVTAGPAPSRNTKHSARRTTRKWGEISLFAGPAVLVYLIFVLLPVLLAAFYSFFNWNGLGPLDRFIGLDNYTRLLADPVFHRSVFNNFFIIVMSLLIQGPLAILVALLMNRPLRFRGLLRALIFVPYVLSEVTAGLAWQILLQSVPPNRWGPFDTLLRSIGIENPPAWLADQDVVMWTMFGILTWKYLGLAIILMLAGLSGVPEELYEAAALDGAGWWKTQWYITVPLLGPTIRIWAFLSIIGALQLFDMVWIVTGGGPLNASSTMAVYMVKNGLNVSQIGFGSAVAVVLFLISLVIALVYQRFALRRDLAGAITGGVR, from the coding sequence ATGACCGCTCTCGACACGGCCGGGCCCGCGGTGACCGCGGGCCCGGCCCCCTCACGCAACACGAAGCACTCCGCACGGCGCACGACGCGCAAGTGGGGCGAGATCTCGCTCTTCGCCGGTCCCGCCGTGCTGGTCTACCTGATCTTCGTCCTCCTCCCCGTCCTCCTGGCGGCGTTCTACAGCTTCTTCAACTGGAACGGCCTGGGCCCCCTCGACCGCTTCATCGGGCTCGACAACTACACCCGGCTGCTCGCGGACCCCGTGTTCCACCGCTCGGTGTTCAACAACTTCTTCATCATCGTGATGTCCCTGCTCATCCAGGGGCCCCTCGCGATCCTCGTCGCGCTGCTCATGAACCGGCCCCTGCGCTTCCGCGGGCTGCTGCGCGCGCTCATCTTCGTTCCGTACGTCCTCAGCGAGGTCACCGCGGGCCTGGCGTGGCAGATCCTGCTGCAGTCGGTTCCGCCCAACCGCTGGGGTCCGTTCGACACGCTGCTGCGGTCCATCGGCATCGAGAATCCGCCGGCGTGGCTGGCCGATCAGGACGTCGTGATGTGGACGATGTTCGGCATCCTCACGTGGAAGTACCTCGGTCTCGCGATCATCCTCATGCTCGCCGGCCTCTCTGGCGTGCCCGAGGAGCTCTACGAGGCTGCGGCCCTCGACGGCGCCGGCTGGTGGAAGACGCAGTGGTACATCACGGTGCCGCTGCTCGGGCCCACCATCCGCATCTGGGCGTTCCTGTCGATCATCGGCGCGTTGCAGCTCTTCGACATGGTCTGGATCGTGACCGGAGGCGGGCCACTCAACGCCTCGTCCACGATGGCGGTCTACATGGTCAAGAACGGCCTCAACGTCAGCCAGATCGGCTTCGGCAGTGCCGTCGCCGTCGTCCTGTTCCTCATCTCGCTCGTCATCGCCCTCGTGTACCAGCGCTTCGCGCTGCGCCGCGATCTCGCTGGCGCCATCACCGGAGGGGTGCGCTGA